The following coding sequences lie in one Arachis ipaensis cultivar K30076 chromosome B03, Araip1.1, whole genome shotgun sequence genomic window:
- the LOC107632208 gene encoding uncharacterized protein LOC107632208 isoform X3, with amino-acid sequence MLSFFSTIQCAPTATAPFSKTTFCQPFPPNPISDSRPQRKNQKTFATTVLVFFPVPCGSVSGRRTTHSVFVLQSRWTLCLKEKNEPSKELPKFSVKLFLHSVGMLQRNSNMTWFHMLTSSRVLNYISIENFEFSIIRGYVIDLEQVPVYSCFIGYVSWQVIISAFRRIPRASWNAKERSLSLPAISYGCSAFFLVRSREGSRRNLIIKFRLSK; translated from the exons atgctttccttcttctcaacAATTCAATGTGCACCAACAGCAACAGCACCATTTTCCAAAACCACCTTCTGCCAACCCTTCCCACCAAACCCCATTTCCGATTCCCGTCCTCAAAGG AAGAATCAAAAGACGTTTGCTACTACAGTCTTAGTATTCTTCCCTGTACCCTGTGGTTCAGTTTCTGGAAGGAGAACTACTCATAGTGTGTTTGTATTGCAATCCAGGTGGACGCTTTGCCTCAAGGAAAAAA ATGAGCCTTCTAAAGAACTGCCGAAGTTTTCTGTCAAACTTTTTCTCCATTCAGTGGGCATGTTGCAGCGAAATTCCAATATGACCTGGTTTCACATGCTAACTTCATCAAGAGTATTGAATTATATttctattgaaaattttgaattttccaTAATTAGGGGCTATGTCATTGACCTTGAACAAGTTCCTGTATACTCATGCTTTATAGGCTATGTTTCATGGCAGGTAATAATTTCTGCTTTTCGGAGAATTCCAAGAGCTTCTTGGAATGCAAAAGAAAGGTCTCTCTCTCTTCCAGCAATAA GTTATGGATGTTCCGCTTTCTTCCTTGTAAGAAGCAGAGAAGGTTCTAGGAGAAATCTAATTATAAAGTTCAG
- the LOC107632208 gene encoding uncharacterized protein LOC107632208 isoform X1, with protein sequence MEVEDDWDMTVEELDSLERDAFLLLNNSMCTNSNSTIFQNHLLPTLPTKPHFRFPSSKENKIMQKNQKTFATTVLVFFPVPCGSVSGRRTTHSVFVLQSRWTLCLKEKNEPSKELPKFSVKLFLHSVGMLQRNSNMTWFHMLTSSRVLNYISIENFEFSIIRGYVIDLEQVPVYSCFIGYVSWQVIISAFRRIPRASWNAKERSLSLPAISYGCSAFFLVRSREGSRRNLIIKFRLSK encoded by the exons ATGGAGGTAGAGGATGACTGGGACATGACCGTGGAAGAACTCGATTCTCTTGAACGCgatgctttccttcttctcaacAATTCAATGTGCACCAACAGCAACAGCACCATTTTCCAAAACCACCTTCTGCCAACCCTTCCCACCAAACCCCATTTCCGATTCCCGTCCTCAAAGG AAAACAAAATAATGCAGAAGAATCAAAAGACGTTTGCTACTACAGTCTTAGTATTCTTCCCTGTACCCTGTGGTTCAGTTTCTGGAAGGAGAACTACTCATAGTGTGTTTGTATTGCAATCCAGGTGGACGCTTTGCCTCAAGGAAAAAA ATGAGCCTTCTAAAGAACTGCCGAAGTTTTCTGTCAAACTTTTTCTCCATTCAGTGGGCATGTTGCAGCGAAATTCCAATATGACCTGGTTTCACATGCTAACTTCATCAAGAGTATTGAATTATATttctattgaaaattttgaattttccaTAATTAGGGGCTATGTCATTGACCTTGAACAAGTTCCTGTATACTCATGCTTTATAGGCTATGTTTCATGGCAGGTAATAATTTCTGCTTTTCGGAGAATTCCAAGAGCTTCTTGGAATGCAAAAGAAAGGTCTCTCTCTCTTCCAGCAATAA GTTATGGATGTTCCGCTTTCTTCCTTGTAAGAAGCAGAGAAGGTTCTAGGAGAAATCTAATTATAAAGTTCAG
- the LOC107632208 gene encoding uncharacterized protein LOC107632208 isoform X4 has protein sequence MEVEDDWDMTVEELDSLERDAFLLLNNSMCTNSNSTIFQNHLLPTLPTKPHFRFPSSKENKIMQKNQKTFATTVLVFFPVPCGSVSGRRTTHSVFVLQSRWTLCLKEKNEPSKELPKFSVKLFLHSVGMLQRNSNMTWFHMLTSSRVIISAFRRIPRASWNAKERSLSLPAISYGCSAFFLVRSREGSRRNLIIKFRLSK, from the exons ATGGAGGTAGAGGATGACTGGGACATGACCGTGGAAGAACTCGATTCTCTTGAACGCgatgctttccttcttctcaacAATTCAATGTGCACCAACAGCAACAGCACCATTTTCCAAAACCACCTTCTGCCAACCCTTCCCACCAAACCCCATTTCCGATTCCCGTCCTCAAAGG AAAACAAAATAATGCAGAAGAATCAAAAGACGTTTGCTACTACAGTCTTAGTATTCTTCCCTGTACCCTGTGGTTCAGTTTCTGGAAGGAGAACTACTCATAGTGTGTTTGTATTGCAATCCAGGTGGACGCTTTGCCTCAAGGAAAAAA ATGAGCCTTCTAAAGAACTGCCGAAGTTTTCTGTCAAACTTTTTCTCCATTCAGTGGGCATGTTGCAGCGAAATTCCAATATGACCTGGTTTCACATGCTAACTTCATCAAGA GTAATAATTTCTGCTTTTCGGAGAATTCCAAGAGCTTCTTGGAATGCAAAAGAAAGGTCTCTCTCTCTTCCAGCAATAA GTTATGGATGTTCCGCTTTCTTCCTTGTAAGAAGCAGAGAAGGTTCTAGGAGAAATCTAATTATAAAGTTCAG
- the LOC107632208 gene encoding uncharacterized protein LOC107632208 isoform X5 — protein sequence MEVEDDWDMTVEELDSLERDAFLLLNNSMCTNSNSTIFQNHLLPTLPTKPHFRFPSSKENKIMQKNQKTFATTVLVFFPVPCGSVSGRRTTHSVFVLQSRWTLCLKEKNEPSKELPKFSVKLFLHSVGMLQRNSNMTWFHMLTSSRVIISAFRRIPRASWNAKERLWMFRFLPCKKQRRF from the exons ATGGAGGTAGAGGATGACTGGGACATGACCGTGGAAGAACTCGATTCTCTTGAACGCgatgctttccttcttctcaacAATTCAATGTGCACCAACAGCAACAGCACCATTTTCCAAAACCACCTTCTGCCAACCCTTCCCACCAAACCCCATTTCCGATTCCCGTCCTCAAAGG AAAACAAAATAATGCAGAAGAATCAAAAGACGTTTGCTACTACAGTCTTAGTATTCTTCCCTGTACCCTGTGGTTCAGTTTCTGGAAGGAGAACTACTCATAGTGTGTTTGTATTGCAATCCAGGTGGACGCTTTGCCTCAAGGAAAAAA ATGAGCCTTCTAAAGAACTGCCGAAGTTTTCTGTCAAACTTTTTCTCCATTCAGTGGGCATGTTGCAGCGAAATTCCAATATGACCTGGTTTCACATGCTAACTTCATCAAGA GTAATAATTTCTGCTTTTCGGAGAATTCCAAGAGCTTCTTGGAATGCAAAAGAAAG GTTATGGATGTTCCGCTTTCTTCCTTGTAAGAAGCAGAGAAGGTTCTAG
- the LOC107632208 gene encoding uncharacterized protein LOC107632208 isoform X2, which produces MEVEDDWDMTVEELDSLERDAFLLLNNSMCTNSNSTIFQNHLLPTLPTKPHFRFPSSKENKIMQKNQKTFATTVLVFFPVPCGSVSGRRTTHSVFVLQSRWTLCLKEKNEPSKELPKFSVKLFLHSVGMLQRNSNMTWFHMLTSSRVLNYISIENFEFSIIRGYVIDLEQVPVYSCFIGYVSWQVIISAFRRIPRASWNAKERLWMFRFLPCKKQRRF; this is translated from the exons ATGGAGGTAGAGGATGACTGGGACATGACCGTGGAAGAACTCGATTCTCTTGAACGCgatgctttccttcttctcaacAATTCAATGTGCACCAACAGCAACAGCACCATTTTCCAAAACCACCTTCTGCCAACCCTTCCCACCAAACCCCATTTCCGATTCCCGTCCTCAAAGG AAAACAAAATAATGCAGAAGAATCAAAAGACGTTTGCTACTACAGTCTTAGTATTCTTCCCTGTACCCTGTGGTTCAGTTTCTGGAAGGAGAACTACTCATAGTGTGTTTGTATTGCAATCCAGGTGGACGCTTTGCCTCAAGGAAAAAA ATGAGCCTTCTAAAGAACTGCCGAAGTTTTCTGTCAAACTTTTTCTCCATTCAGTGGGCATGTTGCAGCGAAATTCCAATATGACCTGGTTTCACATGCTAACTTCATCAAGAGTATTGAATTATATttctattgaaaattttgaattttccaTAATTAGGGGCTATGTCATTGACCTTGAACAAGTTCCTGTATACTCATGCTTTATAGGCTATGTTTCATGGCAGGTAATAATTTCTGCTTTTCGGAGAATTCCAAGAGCTTCTTGGAATGCAAAAGAAAG GTTATGGATGTTCCGCTTTCTTCCTTGTAAGAAGCAGAGAAGGTTCTAG
- the LOC107632206 gene encoding uncharacterized protein LOC107632206 produces MPKIRRARSQSIDCTRSHPYPSNSKNDELHKPKNLVGSVDDVKEWEDATCPICMESPHNAVLLKCSSHEMGCRPYMCNTSYRHSNCLDQFCKSFGSHLSSTILQEIPLTSTTSNSRDAQLEPRHSSEYGSQLQAKLICPLCRGEIFGYMVLEPARRHMNSKPRSCASETCEFQGTYAELRKHARSEHPSVRPSEVDPSRQSDWTRMERERDLEDLFSSIHARPDVDNRDTMLTGDLADLMSFFLYEIFSSIEDANRMASLMSSNRHRMPLHDRRSGTMQRIPNGTQTSQSARWRSNLPLAHQPERTQRGRNISSSRAVQANRPARWRTNLSLSSRMPREAHQYYREVSPGLRMTSSTRMSRSGISRTTPENTPSFGRNSSSGRTAAHHLRWRDQGWSSS; encoded by the coding sequence ATGCCAAAAATTAGAAGAGCTCGGTCCCAATCTATTGATTGCACTAGGTCGCATCCTTACCCTTCCAACTCCAAAAACGATGAGCTACATAAACCCAAGAATTTGGTGGGATCAGTTGATGACGTGAAAGAATGGGAGGATGCTACGTGTCCTATTTGCATGGAATCTCCACACAACGCCGTTCTTCTGAAATGTTCTTCCCATGAGATGGGTTGCCGTCCTTATATGTGTAATACCAGTTACCGGCACTCCAACTGCCTTGACCAGTTTTGCAAGTCATTTGGTTCTCATCTCTCATCAACAATACTGCAAGAAATCCCTCTCACAAGCACAACCTCTAACAGTAGGGATGCTCAATTAGAGCCTAGACACTCCTCAGAATATGGGAGCCAATTGCAGGCAAAGCTCATCTGCCCTCTTTGCCGGGGAGAGATATTTGGATATATGGTCTTGGAGCCTGCTCGTAGGCACATGAATTCTAAACCAAGGAGTTGCGCTTCTGAGACTTGCGAATTCCAAGGAACATATGCAGAACTCCGGAAGCATGCTAGGTCTGAGCATCCATCCGTCCGACCATCTGAGGTGGATCCCTCGCGACAAAGTGATTGGACGAGGATGGAACGGGAAAGGGACTTAGAAGATCTTTTTAGCTCAATTCATGCAAGACCTGATGTTGATAACAGAGACACAATGTTGACTGGGGATCTTGCTGATTTAATGTCCTTTTTCTTGTATGAAATATTTTCTTCTATTGAAGATGCTAACAGGATGGCTAGTTTGATGTCGAGTAATAGACATAGAATGCCATTACATGATAGAAGGTCTGGAACAATGCAGAGGATACCAAATGGTACACAGACAAGTCAATCGGCTAGATGGAGATCCAATTTACCTTTAGCACATCAACCAGAGAGAACTCAGAGAGGAAGAAATATATCATCATCCCGTGCTGTGCAGGCGAACCGTCCTGCTAGATGGAGAACAAACTTATCGCTGTCATCAAGGATGCCTCGTGAAGCTCACCAGTATTATAGAGAGGTGAGCCCAGGGTTGAGGATGACATCTTCAACAAGGATGTCTCGATCAGGAATTTCTAGAACTACTCCGGAAAACACACCTTCATTTGGAAGAAATTCGTCATCTGGAAGGACTGCTGCACATCATCTACGATGGCGTGACCAAGGATGGTCGTCGTCATAG